Genomic segment of Salvia hispanica cultivar TCC Black 2014 chromosome 2, UniMelb_Shisp_WGS_1.0, whole genome shotgun sequence:
ATCCCATATCAAAAGCAAAGTCCATCTAAACTGTTATCAGCTTGTACTGTGCTACCCATTTGGGTTTGCTAGATATTCTACAGAATAAAGTTATGTACTCAAGCAATATTTAGGGTGAATCCTGAAACTTTCAATGGATATTCAGGAagtatatgaataatttactGATGCATCAATCACATATGCTGCATGGTAAAAACCCTTTAACCTGATAAGAGCATGTTACAATACAACATTATACGAGTATCAAACTAAAACAGCTCAAGGAAAATTAAACTCCGAGATTCCACAAGTTGTAATTACAGTGGTAACAAAATATGCTCCGATggtattaaatatttatattatagcTATATATAGGAAAAAGCACACAAGCACACAATTATTATCATATACAACTGAGGTGCTAAACCTCTATAAtgatatacaaaataatgaataaaccACAAACTCTAGGCACCCAACACATTTGCAAGATCAGTTACAGTTCAATATTGAAGAAGCCGACACCACAATCTCTCTAATGTCTGAACAATGATATTGGAGGAAATCAATATGAAGTCATTGACACAGATAGTAAGTAAAATTCACTGTCTGTAGTAGCCACTCTGGTTGGAAGGTGGATATGGAGGTGTAATAGTGTAAGGAGGGCGCGGCATTGATCCAGCTTGCTGAGGAGGGGCATTGTAGTATTGACCCCGCCAACCAGGATATGCAGGTTGCCCATATTCATGGCTCGCTGGAGGTTGTTGCTGTTGGGGAGGCTGATATGAACTTGAAACGGGTGCATGATAGGGAGGTGTAGGTTGTTGCTGGCTTCTATATGGAGGAGTTTGAGAATATATGGGCATAGTTGGCTGCTGTGGTGGTTGGTAAGTGGAAACCGAAGGTTGAGATGAGTTTGGCACGTACCCCGGATCCTGCTGCTGTTGAGAATTGATTCTTTGAGTCTGATGAGGCTGCCCAGCAGAAGGAAATGAGTAACTAGCAGTGTTTTTTCCATCCTGGAAACTAAGACCAGACATCTGCTTCTGAACATCTTCAAGCATCTCACGACACTGGATATTTCTAGTCATCACAAAATCACTGCACTGTTGCTTTACGATTGTGATAGCGTCCTGTTTTGCAACACAAACCCAAATAAAGAAGATAGTCAGATAAATGAATCTTCATGGTTATAACAGAAACTAGAGAATAACCCTGTTGAATGGTGTTCCTAAGGAAATAGGACAAATTAAGAAGTTGTTCTTATATAAGCTCCTTTGAAGTTTCCAGTaatcattttagaaaaaaccttgaattataatcaatttaattacacCTTCCACATTAGTAACATCTTAGCAAACACCCgaaaattaaactactcatcCAGTTATTCTTATTGGTAGTTTATGCTTGTGACATGAAGTAAGTCCTCCACATCTAGCCTTGTCCACATAAAGATTTTATCTTCTCCTCTGTTCCTATAGTTACAATCATTTTGACAGGTATTTTTAAACCCATAGGGCAGATGTAGAAGGCACCTGAATACATCTCATTAAGGGATTCAGTAGCAGTATGATCCAGGCCTATTACTTGCAACTTTCAAGTAACTTCTATACTTACTATGCAGAAACATCACATTTACTTCTTGATTACAATCAATTTCAACCTCCATTAAAGGGTAACATAAAACTGCAGTCCCAAGCATGACATTTATACCTGAAGGGTGACATAAAACTTCAGTCCTTCATTGATGTTGTCCTTAATTTCACGGAACTTTGCTATGGCAGCTTCAATCTGTCTGTATCCATTTTCGCGGGATGCTGTCAATTAAAAGCAAGAGAAAATCAATACACAGTAAGCAAAATAGTTAACTTTTAAGCATCATTACTGGTCTTAAATATTTCAAgcaaattcaattcaaaaaagtacattaactatcTTCGCATGTACCAAGTTCAGCAATAATTCATCATATACCATCACTAACTGCAAGAAAAGGAtgcaaagaagaaaagaaattcaTATCAAGAATTATCAGCAAAGATCAAAATAGCAAGGATCCCAAGCATGCTTTTGGAAGGCAAAGGGCAATGCAGTTGATTTTATGAATTCCAGTTATTctgttatttttatatagttggGCCGAGTCCTAATCCATGGGCCCGCATGGCTTGgttagagtttgtatttagtctttcttttttagttgttcAAGTCATGCTTTGAATTAGAGTATTTGGTAGGCGAGTTTATGCGTCAGGACTGTCAGCAATATTATTTCTGATTTTCCACTCTTCACTCTTATCAGAAATTTTCAAGCAAACTGGTTGAGAATGTTAATAGTCATTTGCATATTATACAATAATGTTAAAcattatgatttaatattgtCCAGGCTGCCAGTTTAAAGTTTTGGAAGAATCTGATGAGTGATGACGTACTCGAGAAGCATTAGCAAATAGAACTACCCACATGAGAACTATACGTCACACTGCAATAACCCATTATATCCTTTATTATCTTGTCAATCAATGTGAATGCTTAATTGTTTATGAATTCTTAAATAGACAAAGACAAGTATCAAGATGATAGTTAAATCTATTCAATATCATAATCACCAGCTTTGATTGGATAGATCAGCAAAATGGATTACAAAATGTCCAGGCATGCCATGTATAACCCCAGAACATCACGAACTAGATAATGTACCTTTATAATCTTCTAGGTTGAAGATAGCAGCGAACTCATCATTTTGAGCCTGTACAAAATTAATGCTTAGTTAAcgaataatttcataaatgaataataaagcTTTTAATCACATCCGCTTTGTAATCACTAATCCATTTCAACAAACATTGGGTAAGAAGGCAGTGCAGAaggaaatatttaaaagagaTTCAGAGAGGCAgctcaaaagataatgttaaatGAACTACTCGAATGCCTTCATCTGCCTGACAAGTCATCTACAATAAAGGAACCTCCCTGCAGTGCGCTCTTCCTTGAATTATTCAGTCATGCAATACTTGTTAATACAAAGAACAAAATGCATTTCGACCGGTCGTAGTTCTCAATCATTTTGTGGCACCGAGCGTGGCTAAGCCATCTAAGATGGGGGAAGAGCTAATGCACAGGAAAGAAGCTTATTTCtcaaattacttttttttggcAGAAAGCTCGACCATTTTTGGGGATGGGGGTTCTTCAGCTAGCCTCTTTATGAAGGAATAACATTCTTTTACATGTATCACATTCTCGGGTTAGAGAAAATACACACTTACAGTTCACTTCTAGACCTCACAGAAcaattgattcaattgatCAAGAAGTTTTACTTGATTAAATAATGGATACATCCTGTCGGTTTTTGAGAGAACAGTATAAAGTGTatataaatgttaaaaaaaatctcattttgaATGCAGATGAGGGTTAAGAGTCAGATAATTTTATACCCAAATTTAACTGCTGATGCGACAGTCAGACTAACGTTGTCCCAAGTTTTTCAATCagaaaattgttgaaaagAAGTTCATGCACATGCACAATATATGCAAAATTTGCATGTAGGTGACCGTGATGAAGAGATGTAACCAGAGTCCAAACCTAACAGACCTGGATTTCAGTTAACAAGTGTTCCTGAGAATCAAGGTTCTCAGCAATTTCTTGACAAATGCTGTCATATTTCGATAACTCCTTCCTGAAAAGATCCTCTTGAGATCCAGTAGATGTCATCAACTTAGGTAGAATGTCATCCTGAACCATAGCACAGTAAGTCAACCAAATGTGATAACAATCAATTAAACTATGCAAGAAATGTATATGGCCAAGCAacataaattagttatatttacaTGAGTTCATTTGAAAAACTGAACTGATTTGTAAGAATTATAAGTAGCTGTGAATACTAAGACCACATCAATGTTAGTCATAGATATCATTTCTTCGGAACTCATGAGCTGCTAACATCCAGTTTTTGTTCAGCCTATAATTCATTTTGACCTTCAGTAATTGAGGAGCATAGATCTTCACTAACATTTTCAACGCAACTGATGTATTCTAAAAGAATGGAATCCTAGTCATTTgattggggggggggggggggttgtGAATTAACTTTGAATACAGTGAGAGAAGAAGTACATAGGTAGTAAAATCAAGTTCAGTTAAAATGGTCCCTCTTAATTTCCAACAAACTGGATCAGAACATATCCATGGAAAATAGAAATGTAGCTCCTTGTCTTTGGATCAGCCCTATGATATCAGACTATTCATTAACAATAagaatatagtagtaatagtttGGAGttgtaaaaaagtaaatacgCAGCTCAatattctcattttaaaatgCATATGCCCAATGatgaaacacaaaatatatcagaACACTCAGATCATGCGCAGAGAAATACAGTTTTTAAGTAGTTGTAAACTGGATAAGTCATGAGAAACATGGCCACATACTGCACTGGAATGTGCTAAACTCATTATTCCCATTCTAAAAATCATATGCCCAATGAtccaacacaaaatatatcagaTGGCTCAGATCATGTGAGAGACGTACAGTTTTAAGTAGTTGAAAACTCAATATGTAAGATAAGAAACATGGGCCACATAAAAATTGGAATGTGCCAAGTTTGAGATTAGGAACTAAATAAAACCCCCAGTGAATTACTGAATGCATATTACCTTcctcttcatctcttttagCATGTCCTCCAGCCCTGCTCTGTGAGAACCAAGAATCTCCAATTGCCTCTGCAGACACACATAAAGAGTTAGAAGATTCTTGATACAGAACTTTCAGAGTGGTCTTTGAGAAACTACAAAATTCCCATCTATTATTCTGCATATCAATGCTCAATCATGGCGTGCAGAGTCAAAACTTTTCACCACCATTCTCAGCTATAAATTCATGGCTATAACTTTTCAAAgttgagaataataaaaaaaatgaatcaacaaataaagaaacagTATCTAGTGCACActaattgctaacttttcAAAGTTCATTCATGCATATCCAAGACTCATATCAggtaaaaattgaatatttccAGCCCTATAAGAAGTTTGAGATATTTGATCATTGGttttaaaaagtaagaaaaggCCTCCAAAAAACAGATACCAAATTCTGCTTCAAGGCTCCAACCACAGCATCTTCATTTGCATCGAGAGACATTATAGGCCTGGCGAGAGTTGGCAGAGCAGATTCAATCTATCACAAGCCAACAATGAGAAATCATGAGTATTATGTTTTTGCCAAAAGAATCTACAGCAAAAAGGGTGACAAGATAATACTCCACCCATCCCGTAAAACATTAtccattttgccattttagtttgtcccccAAAACATTACTCATTCCATTTGTGGTAACTGCCCCACCTGTACCCCGTATATTTTCTCCTTGCTCAATCAACTTATTCACAATTGAATACACTACccttataataaaatgtgggcCTATTTTTTCACTCATCTACACACTTACCTAGCATTTATTAATCCATGAGCCCGTAAAATGGGCCACGTTTTAAGGAACGAAGGGAGGATTTGAAAACAATAGAGACAAGTTACATTGTTCTCTTTTACACTTTGAAGCACTTGATTATAATACAACATAGATCTAGtataatccctccgtcccacaagaatatgcactctttcctttttagtccgtttcacaagaatatgcactttctaattttggaaagtcttttctctctaatgaggtgggactcattctccactaacaatacttcaattacttttttctctctacccctctcttactttaccaattatacattaaaaccaGTGCCGAACCCAAATTGCATATTCTtaggggacagagggagtattatttgttttgcgGGGAGAAAAACTTACAAGCtctaaattaaagaaaattggaaaattaagAAGTTCAAATCCTATATGAACACCCTAGGCAGTCAACCATGAACAATCTTGAGTTATAAGATTCCTTATTAGGTGTATGATAAAGATCCCACAAACCGCAAGGAGGTCTATGAGCCTATCAAGCTATCATATTGAGGAATCAAGTAGACCATGATGTATTTTAGACACAGATGTGCGGCCAAGATGTTCATAGTCAACcaatattttctaaatgtCCTTTTTACAAGTCCCGGGGAAATACTCAAAAAGTTTACTTCAAGATATCAAGGACTGCAAAACTAGACTACCAAGTGAGGTTCAAAGGCTTACTGGACGGCAGTCAAGGATTGACAAAAGTGCTGCGTTTTCTCTAACGGATCTTTCGATGCGAGCATCACTTTCTGCAGCTTGCTTCAGATTAGCTGTAAACCTATTTAATCTGTCCTGCAAATTCTTTGTCAGGGTACTCGATTGAGGTCGTGTCCACCGACTTCCAAATTGGTTTCTAAACTGTGAATCCTCTGTTGTCTCCTTCTGCAACTGTTCCTCTATCTGTACCAACATCTCATGGTTTACCCTCCTTAAATCTTTCAGTTGCTGAAGCTCAGCTTCCAAACCAGCTGGGCCACCACATATCTGCACTGCTTCCACCTCTTCTTTTAGTGCAGTTGGTAGAGTGAAGTTCCCTTCCAGAGCAAGAATAGAGTCAGGCAAATCCATTTCCTTTAGTCTCACTCGAGCTAGTTCACTTCCTTGCTGTAATTTCTCAGCCTGGGTCCTAGTAATTTCATCAAGCATTTCGGTGTATCTAGAAAGGGCTTTGGCACTACTATCAGGAACAAGACTTGCAAACATCCTCTCCCTGCTTGCATCCAACACCTCACCCATTGGCATAGGCTTCACCATAGCAAATGCGGGAAGTGGTGATAACGAACTAGCAGGAGGAACCCTCATTAGGTACACTCTGTCATTTTCCTTCATAGCCCTTTCCAGATTGTGGTTCATACTAATCTCTAATTTGTTAATTGCATCCAAGAGCTGTTGGGATGCCCCTCTAGGAGCTGTTTTTTTGGCCTCAGATAAGGCATTAACCCCACTTTTTAAGCGTGCAATTTCCTCTGCAATTTCTTCTTTATCATGTAGCTCTAAACTATACCTATAGCAAGCCTCTGCATAAAACAAAGCTGCTTTTAGCTGAACATGGGCAATCCAGCCTTTGTCAAGGTGCTGATTTAAAGGGGCAACAGCCAACGGTGCAAAAGCTTCCTCGTAGAATAGCCCAGTCTGTAATCAAggtcatttaaattattgtcaaatgaaattaaacttaaaGACTTGAACTGCTGtagattatataattattttattatagacaTTCTGTAAcagaaatataatagtaataaagcaaaatggaaaaaacacCTTCGTCAGAAGTCAATAGTTCCTTCAGGTAAACAATCTATCACTTAATGAAAGTAATTGACACAACCAAGTCATCAACCAAATACTATGTATTGACTACAGGCAGATAAATTCATAAGAATATCTTTCCTGGTTTCCATATGACAGAAGAAATATTGCAGGAGCATGAAGAGATCTCTTCAATTTAACAGTCAAAACTGAAAGAAAGACACTGAGAACTAGATACATCAGCAACCCACCAGGTACCTAACAAGGCATATTTCCAGGACGACTAGACCTCCAAAGAAAACATATAGCAATTTAAAGAAACACATTTTCCTCTTTCCCACTCTCACTTTCTATTTAACACCAAGCATGGGAGCTGATAAGACCTCCAAGAAAACCATAGAAGTTTCCACACCTAATTTAtgatatactactccctccgtcccacaaaagatgtcacacttgtgggacggca
This window contains:
- the LOC125204155 gene encoding vacuolar-sorting protein BRO1-like isoform X1, translating into MASASSTTLTNVMLAILEKKTNSLDLYRPLRNFIAINYSEREAQNLEDDLDTLKQLRSDVERGAGSDSLSARRDLLQNYYKALCAVESRFPISPDKDHVNTVSFTWFDAFKNRQKASQQNVHLEKAAVLFNLGAVHSQMGLSFDRSAVEGRRQASHSFIAAAGAFAFLRDNVAMKASVGSSITLDISVECVGMLERLMLAQAQECVYENTIAKGSSAGVCAKISRQTGLFYEEAFAPLAVAPLNQHLDKGWIAHVQLKAALFYAEACYRYSLELHDKEEIAEEIARLKSGVNALSEAKKTAPRGASQQLLDAINKLEISMNHNLERAMKENDRVYLMRVPPASSLSPLPAFAMVKPMPMGEVLDASRERMFASLVPDSSAKALSRYTEMLDEITRTQAEKLQQGSELARVRLKEMDLPDSILALEGNFTLPTALKEEVEAVQICGGPAGLEAELQQLKDLRRVNHEMLVQIEEQLQKETTEDSQFRNQFGSRWTRPQSSTLTKNLQDRLNRFTANLKQAAESDARIERSVRENAALLSILDCRPIESALPTLARPIMSLDANEDAVVGALKQNLRQLEILGSHRAGLEDMLKEMKRKDDILPKLMTSTGSQEDLFRKELSKYDSICQEIAENLDSQEHLLTEIQAQNDEFAAIFNLEDYKASRENGYRQIEAAIAKFREIKDNINEGLKFYVTLQDAITIVKQQCSDFVMTRNIQCREMLEDVQKQMSGLSFQDGKNTASYSFPSAGQPHQTQRINSQQQQDPGYVPNSSQPSVSTYQPPQQPTMPIYSQTPPYRSQQQPTPPYHAPVSSSYQPPQQQQPPASHEYGQPAYPGWRGQYYNAPPQQAGSMPRPPYTITPPYPPSNQSGYYRQ
- the LOC125204155 gene encoding vacuolar-sorting protein BRO1-like isoform X2; its protein translation is MKASVGSSITLDISVECVGMLERLMLAQAQECVYENTIAKGSSAGVCAKISRQTGLFYEEAFAPLAVAPLNQHLDKGWIAHVQLKAALFYAEACYRYSLELHDKEEIAEEIARLKSGVNALSEAKKTAPRGASQQLLDAINKLEISMNHNLERAMKENDRVYLMRVPPASSLSPLPAFAMVKPMPMGEVLDASRERMFASLVPDSSAKALSRYTEMLDEITRTQAEKLQQGSELARVRLKEMDLPDSILALEGNFTLPTALKEEVEAVQICGGPAGLEAELQQLKDLRRVNHEMLVQIEEQLQKETTEDSQFRNQFGSRWTRPQSSTLTKNLQDRLNRFTANLKQAAESDARIERSVRENAALLSILDCRPIESALPTLARPIMSLDANEDAVVGALKQNLRQLEILGSHRAGLEDMLKEMKRKDDILPKLMTSTGSQEDLFRKELSKYDSICQEIAENLDSQEHLLTEIQAQNDEFAAIFNLEDYKASRENGYRQIEAAIAKFREIKDNINEGLKFYVTLQDAITIVKQQCSDFVMTRNIQCREMLEDVQKQMSGLSFQDGKNTASYSFPSAGQPHQTQRINSQQQQDPGYVPNSSQPSVSTYQPPQQPTMPIYSQTPPYRSQQQPTPPYHAPVSSSYQPPQQQQPPASHEYGQPAYPGWRGQYYNAPPQQAGSMPRPPYTITPPYPPSNQSGYYRQ